The following proteins are co-located in the Micromonospora viridifaciens genome:
- a CDS encoding type 1 glutamine amidotransferase, whose amino-acid sequence MSTESLRIVWIYPDLLSTYGDRGNVLILARRAQLRGLPVEVLEVRSDQRLPATADIYLVGGGEDGPQALGAQRLLADGGLHRAVAQGSVVFGVCAGYQLLGTSFFAKGTKCAGLELLDISSDRGPTRAVGELAGEVDPRLGIPYLTGFENHGGRTHLGRGVSPLARVTAGVGNDGVTEGAWRGKLLGTYSHGPALARNPALADLLLRWATGIHQLPALDDTWADRLRSERRAAVAAARA is encoded by the coding sequence GTGTCAACTGAGAGCCTGCGCATCGTCTGGATCTACCCCGACCTGCTGTCCACCTACGGCGACCGGGGCAACGTGCTGATCCTGGCCCGCCGCGCCCAGCTGCGCGGCCTGCCGGTCGAGGTGCTGGAGGTCCGCTCCGACCAGCGGCTGCCGGCCACCGCCGACATCTACCTGGTCGGCGGCGGCGAGGACGGTCCGCAGGCACTGGGCGCGCAGCGGTTGCTCGCCGACGGCGGCCTGCACCGCGCGGTCGCCCAGGGCTCGGTGGTGTTCGGCGTCTGCGCCGGCTACCAACTCCTCGGCACCTCCTTCTTCGCCAAGGGCACCAAGTGCGCCGGGCTGGAGCTGCTGGACATCTCCTCCGACCGGGGGCCCACCCGGGCGGTCGGGGAGCTGGCCGGCGAGGTGGACCCGCGGCTGGGCATCCCGTACCTGACCGGGTTCGAGAACCACGGCGGGCGGACCCACCTCGGCCGGGGGGTGTCGCCGCTGGCCCGGGTCACCGCCGGGGTCGGCAATGACGGGGTGACCGAGGGCGCCTGGCGGGGCAAGCTGCTCGGCACGTACTCGCACGGCCCCGCGCTGGCCCGCAACCCGGCCCTGGCCGACCTGCTGCTGCGCTGGGCGACCGGCATCCACCAGCTGCCCGCGCTCGACGACACCTGGGCCGACCGGCTTCGGTCCGAGCGCCGCGCCGCGGTGGCCGCCGCCCGGGCGTGA
- a CDS encoding AAA family ATPase, translating into MTQQTWDEVGGLLPHDEFRAASEAIVANIEQVIEGKTATVRLALAVLLAEGHLLIEDVPGVGKTKLAKALARSIDCSVRRIQFTPDLLPSDVTGVSVYNQETHDFEFRPGAVFANLVVGDEINRASPKTQSALLECMEERQVTVDGVTYQLQTPFMVIATQNPIEMEGTYPLPEAQRDRFTARIAMGYPDAGAELAMLDGHGATDPLHELRPVSDAATVRQLIGHVRQVHVADAVKQYAIDLVTATREAPDLRLGASPRATLQLLRTARAVAALEGRDYVLPDDLQALAVPVLAHRIIPTADAQLARRTTDAIVAELVHRLPLPNDRKRSPYDTRPGGNGRGPYEPRRP; encoded by the coding sequence GTGACACAACAGACCTGGGACGAGGTCGGCGGTCTGCTGCCGCACGACGAGTTCCGTGCCGCCAGCGAGGCCATCGTGGCCAACATCGAGCAGGTGATCGAGGGCAAGACCGCGACCGTCCGGCTCGCCCTGGCCGTGCTGCTCGCCGAGGGTCACCTGCTGATCGAGGACGTGCCCGGCGTCGGCAAGACCAAGCTCGCCAAGGCCCTGGCCCGGTCGATCGACTGCTCGGTGCGCCGGATCCAGTTCACTCCCGACCTGCTGCCCAGCGACGTCACCGGGGTCAGCGTCTACAACCAGGAGACGCACGACTTCGAGTTCCGGCCGGGGGCGGTCTTCGCCAACCTGGTGGTCGGCGACGAGATCAACCGGGCCTCGCCGAAGACCCAGTCGGCCCTGCTCGAGTGCATGGAGGAGCGGCAGGTCACCGTCGACGGGGTCACCTACCAGCTGCAGACCCCGTTCATGGTGATCGCGACGCAGAACCCGATCGAGATGGAGGGGACGTACCCGCTGCCGGAGGCGCAGCGCGACCGGTTCACCGCCCGGATCGCCATGGGCTACCCGGACGCGGGCGCCGAGCTGGCCATGCTCGACGGCCACGGCGCCACCGACCCGCTGCACGAGCTGCGCCCGGTCTCCGACGCGGCCACCGTCCGCCAGCTCATCGGCCACGTCCGGCAGGTGCACGTCGCCGACGCCGTCAAGCAGTACGCGATCGACCTGGTCACCGCCACCCGCGAGGCGCCCGACCTGCGGCTCGGGGCGTCCCCGCGGGCCACCCTCCAGCTGCTGCGCACCGCCCGCGCGGTGGCCGCCCTCGAGGGGCGGGACTACGTCCTCCCGGACGACCTGCAGGCCCTCGCCGTGCCGGTGCTGGCGCACCGGATCATCCCGACCGCCGACGCCCAGCTCGCCCGGCGCACCACCGACGCGATCGTCGCCGAGCTGGTGCACCGGCTGCCGCTGCCGAACGACCGCAAGCGCTCCCCGTACGACACCCGGCCCGGTGGCAACGGGCGGGGACCGTACGAGCCGCGGAGGCCGTGA
- a CDS encoding alkaline phosphatase family protein — MTDPAVDPLEEVAPRYGGGSLADILPSALALLGVPGAVDLLGLGPRLAGVRRVAVLLVDGLGWYQIPTAAPYAPTLAGLVATVGTPLTSGFPSTTPTSLVTLGTGTPAGAHGVLGFKVRVPGTDRVLSHIEWAGDPEPLRWQPVPTWYERARAAGVAVTVVSRPEYGGSGLTLAANRGGDYRGASDVDALAGQMLAALAAGAGPTLVSGYHPDLDRHGHLSGVDSVPWRLAAADVDRLLARLVDGLPPDAALLVTADHGQLNVPTEHRVDLDTDPRLRAGVRVVAGEPRVRYLHVEPGAADDVVAAWSAVLGDAARVTTREEAVATGWFGPVPEEHLRRIGDVVVVCRGTYAVVATRSEKPIESRLVAYHGADTAAEMTIPLLVVRG; from the coding sequence ATGACCGACCCGGCGGTGGATCCGCTCGAGGAGGTCGCGCCCCGGTACGGCGGCGGCAGTCTCGCCGACATCCTGCCCAGCGCCCTCGCGCTGCTCGGCGTGCCCGGCGCGGTCGACCTGCTCGGCCTGGGGCCCCGGCTGGCCGGGGTACGCCGGGTCGCCGTGCTGCTGGTCGACGGGCTCGGCTGGTACCAGATCCCCACCGCGGCCCCGTACGCCCCGACCCTGGCCGGCCTGGTCGCGACCGTCGGCACCCCGCTCACCTCCGGGTTTCCCTCCACCACCCCGACCAGCCTGGTCACCCTCGGCACCGGTACGCCCGCCGGCGCGCACGGGGTGCTCGGCTTCAAGGTCCGGGTCCCCGGCACCGACCGGGTGCTCAGCCACATCGAATGGGCCGGCGACCCGGAGCCGCTGCGCTGGCAGCCCGTCCCGACCTGGTACGAGCGGGCCCGGGCCGCCGGGGTCGCGGTGACCGTGGTCAGCCGCCCGGAGTACGGCGGCAGCGGTCTCACCCTGGCCGCGAACCGGGGCGGCGACTACCGGGGCGCGTCCGACGTCGACGCGCTGGCCGGGCAGATGCTCGCCGCCCTCGCGGCCGGCGCCGGCCCGACCCTGGTCTCCGGCTACCACCCCGACCTGGACCGGCACGGGCACCTGAGCGGGGTCGACTCGGTGCCCTGGCGGCTGGCCGCCGCCGACGTGGACCGGCTGCTCGCCCGCTTGGTCGACGGGCTGCCGCCGGACGCGGCGCTGCTGGTCACCGCCGATCACGGGCAGCTCAACGTGCCGACGGAGCACCGGGTCGACCTGGACACCGATCCCCGGCTGCGCGCCGGGGTGCGGGTGGTCGCCGGTGAGCCCCGGGTCCGGTACCTGCACGTCGAGCCGGGGGCCGCCGACGACGTGGTGGCCGCCTGGTCGGCGGTGCTCGGCGACGCGGCCCGGGTGACGACCCGGGAGGAGGCGGTGGCCACCGGCTGGTTCGGGCCGGTGCCCGAGGAGCACCTGCGCCGGATCGGCGACGTGGTGGTGGTCTGCCGGGGCACGTACGCGGTGGTCGCCACCCGGTCCGAGAAGCCGATCGAGTCCCGGCTGGTGGCCTACCACGGGGCGGACACCGCCGCCGAGATGACCATTCCGCTGCTGGTCGTCCGCGGCTGA
- a CDS encoding TVP38/TMEM64 family protein encodes MLRRPDPRRLGRLLRQPSTRRFGLLLLLLAGFAVALLLVPRPDPAELPRLAHSLGGYAPVAAVVGGALLLVALVPRTFVTLAAGAIFGPLEGAAYALGAALLAAALGFAVGRLLGRQFVAERVRGRLARLDGWFARQSVFGVITVRLLPIAGFGLISYGYGTTGARVLPFLTGSVIAAAPTAVGYAAIGAAVTSPGQINWYAAAPASFGLIATAIIIHRWWRAERRRRLEAR; translated from the coding sequence CTGCTCCGGCGACCGGACCCGCGCCGACTCGGGCGGCTGCTCCGGCAGCCGTCCACGCGCCGGTTCGGGCTGCTGCTCCTGCTGCTCGCCGGGTTCGCCGTGGCCCTGCTGCTGGTGCCCCGGCCGGACCCGGCCGAGCTGCCCCGGCTCGCCCACTCCCTCGGCGGGTACGCGCCGGTCGCGGCGGTCGTCGGCGGCGCGCTGCTGCTGGTGGCACTGGTCCCGCGTACCTTCGTGACGCTCGCCGCGGGCGCGATCTTCGGCCCGCTGGAGGGCGCCGCGTACGCCCTCGGCGCGGCGCTGCTCGCCGCGGCGCTCGGCTTCGCGGTCGGCCGGCTGCTGGGCCGGCAGTTCGTGGCCGAGCGGGTCCGCGGCCGACTCGCCCGGTTGGACGGCTGGTTCGCCCGGCAGAGCGTGTTCGGGGTGATCACCGTACGGCTGCTGCCGATCGCCGGGTTCGGGCTGATCAGCTACGGCTACGGCACCACCGGGGCGCGGGTGCTGCCGTTCCTGACCGGCAGCGTGATCGCCGCCGCCCCCACCGCCGTCGGCTACGCGGCGATCGGCGCCGCGGTCACCTCCCCCGGCCAGATCAACTGGTACGCCGCCGCGCCGGCCAGCTTCGGCCTGATCGCCACCGCGATCATCATCCACCGCTGGTGGCGTGCCGAGCGGCGGCGCCGCCTCGAGGCGAGATGA
- a CDS encoding DUF3040 domain-containing protein — protein MPLSEHEQRLFEQIERSLAEDPKFASAVRASDPRFHARRRLLVAAGVVIAGLALLIYGAVIKTPPLAVAGFVVMLASLGYAVQSHRRSQSPDLHVVGGTTSRRPRGRAGRRGSFLDRMEDRWRQRPEGHR, from the coding sequence GTGCCGCTCTCGGAGCACGAGCAGCGGCTGTTCGAGCAGATCGAGCGGTCGCTTGCCGAGGACCCCAAATTCGCCTCGGCCGTGCGCGCCAGCGACCCGCGTTTCCACGCGCGGCGTCGCCTGCTCGTCGCTGCCGGCGTGGTCATTGCTGGTCTGGCCCTGTTGATCTACGGTGCCGTGATCAAGACGCCCCCGCTGGCCGTGGCGGGCTTCGTCGTCATGCTGGCCTCGCTGGGCTACGCGGTGCAGTCGCACCGCCGGTCCCAGTCGCCCGACCTGCACGTGGTGGGAGGCACGACGAGTCGTCGTCCCCGTGGCCGGGCCGGCCGACGGGGCTCTTTCCTCGACCGAATGGAGGACCGCTGGCGGCAGCGCCCCGAGGGGCATCGCTGA
- a CDS encoding methyltransferase domain-containing protein has product MTRLGGVEQTRTLTPRTAVIWAVLRAELDRRPGEQLTVLDVGGGTGGFAVPLAEAGHQVTVVDASPDALAALTRRAAEAGVADRVRAIQGDGDALAGLVEPATVDLVLCHSVLEVVDDPAPVVAALVTALRPGGAASVLVAGRAAAVLTRAMNGHLDVAAALVADPDGSAGPRDTLRRRYDADAAAALLAAAGLVVEEIHGVRVLADLLPAAVADGQPAALLELERALAARPPYRDLAAQLHLFARRPA; this is encoded by the coding sequence GTGACTAGGCTCGGCGGGGTGGAGCAGACCCGAACCCTGACCCCCCGCACCGCCGTGATCTGGGCGGTGCTCCGGGCCGAGCTGGACCGTCGGCCCGGCGAGCAGCTCACCGTGCTCGACGTCGGCGGCGGGACCGGCGGCTTCGCCGTCCCGCTCGCCGAGGCCGGCCACCAGGTCACCGTGGTCGACGCCAGCCCCGACGCGCTCGCCGCGCTGACCCGCCGGGCCGCCGAGGCCGGGGTCGCCGACCGGGTACGCGCGATCCAGGGCGACGGCGACGCGCTCGCCGGGCTGGTCGAGCCGGCCACCGTCGACCTGGTGCTCTGCCACTCCGTGCTGGAGGTGGTCGACGATCCCGCCCCGGTGGTCGCCGCGCTGGTCACCGCCCTGCGCCCCGGCGGCGCGGCCAGCGTCCTGGTCGCCGGCCGGGCCGCCGCCGTGCTGACCCGGGCGATGAACGGCCACCTCGACGTCGCCGCCGCGCTGGTCGCCGACCCGGACGGCAGCGCCGGCCCCCGGGACACCCTGCGCCGGCGGTACGACGCCGACGCCGCCGCGGCGCTGCTCGCCGCCGCCGGGCTCGTCGTCGAGGAGATCCACGGCGTACGCGTCCTCGCCGACCTGCTCCCCGCCGCGGTGGCGGACGGCCAGCCGGCCGCCCTGCTCGAGCTGGAACGGGCCCTGGCGGCCCGGCCGCCGTACCGGGATCTCGCCGCCCAGCTGCACCTGTTCGCCCGCCGCCCGGCATGA
- the mraZ gene encoding division/cell wall cluster transcriptional repressor MraZ produces MFLGTHTPRLDDKGRLILPAKFRDELAGGVVITKGQERCLYVFPMPEFQRIADQLRAQPMTSKAARAYSRVFFASAHDEVPDKQGRVTIPAHLRSYAALDRDLVVIGASTRVEIWDKAAWEAYLAESEDDFADIEEGVLPGGL; encoded by the coding sequence ATGTTCCTCGGCACCCACACTCCGCGCCTGGACGACAAAGGCCGGTTGATCCTTCCAGCGAAGTTTCGGGATGAGCTGGCAGGGGGTGTCGTGATCACCAAAGGGCAGGAGCGCTGCCTCTACGTCTTCCCGATGCCCGAGTTCCAGCGGATCGCCGACCAGCTGCGCGCGCAGCCGATGACGAGCAAGGCGGCCCGGGCCTACAGCCGGGTCTTCTTCGCCAGCGCGCACGACGAGGTGCCGGACAAGCAGGGCCGGGTCACCATCCCCGCGCACCTGCGCTCGTACGCCGCGCTCGACCGCGACCTGGTCGTGATCGGCGCGAGCACCCGGGTGGAGATCTGGGACAAGGCGGCCTGGGAGGCCTACCTCGCGGAGAGCGAAGACGACTTCGCCGACATCGAGGAGGGGGTGCTGCCCGGCGGTCTGTAG
- the leuS gene encoding leucine--tRNA ligase produces MTEAAAPATDIPPFRYTAALAAEIEHRWQDTWEREGTFHAPNPAGPLTDPGHPRAGAEKLYVLDMFPYPSGAGLHVGHPLGYIGTDCFARYQRMAGRNVLHAMGFDAFGLPAEQYAVQTGTHPRTTTVANIERYKAQLRRLGLAHDERRSVATIDTDFYRWTQWIFLQIFNSWYDPEAKKARPIAELIAEFEGGNRPTPDGRPWAELTVGERRKVVDDHRLAYVSEAPVNWCPGLGTVLANEEVTADGRSERGNFPVFKRNLKQWMMRITAYGDRLLDDLDKLDWPEPIKLMQRNWIGRSQGAHIDFPTAAAPVRVFTTRPDTVFGATYMVLAPEHELVDVLVPAAWPEGTREAWTGGHASPRAAVEAYRKAAAAKTDVERQAETREKTGVFVGAYATNPVNGARMPIFIADYVLAGYGTGAIMAVPAQDERDWDFAEVFDLPIVRTVQPPEDFAGKAYTGDGPAVNSAAPERGLDLNGLGVADAKARIIEWLEANGHGTGAVTWRLRDWLFSRQRYWGEPFPIVYDETGAPIALPESMLPVELPEVDDFSPRTFDPQDAASNPETPLSRRRDWVEVELDLGDGPKRYTRETNVMPQWAGSCWYELRYLDPTNSDRFVDAENERYWMGPRGAGDCGGTDLYVGGAEHAVLHLLYARFWHKVLYDLGHVSSVEPFRKLFNQGMIQAWAFTDARGAYVPAEEVVEVDGRFFHGETEVNREYGKMGKSLKNVVTPDEMCAAYGADTFRVYEMSMGPLEVSRPWDTRAVVGSYRFLQRVWRAVVDEQTGEPRVTDAPADEETRRLLHKVIDGVRGDMDAMRFNTAIAKLIELTNGLTRLPATPREVAEPLVLMLAPFAPHLCEELWRRLGHDASLTYADFPTADPALLVAATVTYPVQVNGKVRGRIEVAADASEDDVRSAALAAVAGSLAGKEPRKVIVVKGRMVSVVA; encoded by the coding sequence ATGACTGAGGCAGCCGCACCGGCGACCGACATTCCCCCGTTCCGGTACACCGCGGCCCTGGCCGCGGAGATCGAGCACCGCTGGCAGGACACCTGGGAGCGGGAGGGCACCTTCCACGCGCCGAACCCGGCCGGGCCGCTGACCGACCCGGGCCACCCGCGCGCCGGCGCCGAGAAGCTGTACGTGCTGGACATGTTCCCGTACCCGTCGGGCGCCGGCCTGCACGTCGGCCACCCACTGGGCTACATCGGCACCGACTGCTTCGCCCGCTACCAGCGGATGGCCGGGCGCAACGTGCTGCACGCGATGGGCTTCGACGCGTTCGGCCTGCCCGCCGAGCAGTACGCGGTGCAGACCGGCACCCACCCCCGGACCACGACCGTGGCGAACATCGAGCGCTACAAGGCGCAGCTGCGCCGGCTGGGGCTGGCCCACGACGAGCGCCGCTCGGTCGCCACCATCGACACCGACTTCTACCGCTGGACCCAGTGGATCTTCCTGCAGATCTTCAACTCCTGGTACGACCCGGAGGCGAAGAAGGCCCGGCCGATCGCCGAGCTGATCGCCGAGTTCGAGGGGGGCAACCGGCCCACCCCGGACGGCCGCCCCTGGGCCGAGCTGACCGTGGGCGAGCGCCGGAAGGTGGTCGACGACCACCGGCTGGCGTACGTCTCGGAGGCGCCGGTGAACTGGTGCCCGGGGCTGGGCACCGTGCTGGCCAACGAGGAGGTCACCGCCGACGGCCGCTCCGAGCGGGGCAACTTCCCGGTCTTCAAGCGGAACCTGAAGCAGTGGATGATGCGGATCACCGCGTACGGTGACCGGCTGCTGGACGACCTGGACAAGCTGGACTGGCCGGAGCCGATCAAGCTGATGCAGCGCAACTGGATCGGCCGGTCCCAGGGCGCGCACATCGACTTCCCGACCGCCGCCGCCCCGGTACGGGTGTTCACGACCCGGCCGGACACCGTCTTCGGTGCCACGTACATGGTGCTGGCGCCCGAGCACGAGCTGGTCGACGTGCTGGTGCCGGCCGCCTGGCCGGAGGGGACGAGGGAGGCCTGGACCGGCGGGCACGCCAGCCCGCGGGCGGCCGTCGAGGCGTACCGGAAGGCCGCCGCGGCCAAGACGGACGTGGAGCGGCAGGCGGAGACCCGGGAGAAGACCGGCGTCTTCGTCGGGGCGTACGCCACCAACCCGGTGAACGGCGCGCGCATGCCGATCTTCATCGCCGACTACGTGCTGGCCGGCTACGGCACCGGCGCGATCATGGCGGTGCCCGCCCAGGACGAGCGGGACTGGGACTTCGCCGAGGTCTTCGACCTGCCGATCGTGCGTACCGTGCAGCCGCCGGAGGACTTCGCCGGCAAGGCGTACACCGGGGACGGCCCGGCGGTCAACAGCGCCGCGCCCGAGCGCGGCCTGGACCTGAACGGCCTGGGGGTGGCCGACGCCAAGGCCCGGATCATCGAGTGGCTGGAGGCCAACGGGCACGGCACCGGCGCGGTCACCTGGCGGCTGCGGGACTGGCTGTTCTCCCGGCAGCGCTACTGGGGCGAGCCGTTCCCGATCGTGTACGACGAGACCGGCGCGCCGATCGCGCTGCCCGAGTCGATGCTGCCGGTCGAGCTGCCCGAGGTGGACGACTTCTCGCCGCGTACCTTCGACCCGCAGGACGCCGCGAGCAACCCGGAGACCCCGCTGTCCCGGCGGCGCGACTGGGTCGAGGTGGAGCTGGACCTGGGTGACGGGCCGAAGCGCTACACCCGGGAGACCAACGTGATGCCGCAGTGGGCCGGCTCCTGCTGGTACGAGCTGCGCTACCTGGACCCGACGAACAGCGACCGGTTCGTCGACGCGGAGAACGAGCGGTACTGGATGGGGCCGCGCGGCGCCGGTGACTGCGGTGGCACCGACCTGTACGTCGGCGGCGCCGAGCACGCCGTGCTGCACCTGCTGTACGCCCGGTTCTGGCACAAGGTCCTGTACGACCTGGGCCACGTGTCCAGCGTCGAGCCGTTCCGCAAGCTGTTCAACCAGGGCATGATCCAGGCGTGGGCGTTCACCGACGCGCGCGGCGCGTACGTGCCCGCCGAGGAGGTCGTCGAGGTCGACGGCCGGTTCTTCCACGGCGAGACCGAGGTCAACCGCGAGTACGGCAAGATGGGCAAGTCCCTGAAGAACGTCGTCACCCCGGACGAGATGTGCGCGGCGTACGGCGCGGACACCTTCCGGGTGTACGAGATGTCGATGGGCCCGCTGGAGGTGTCCCGGCCCTGGGACACCCGGGCGGTGGTCGGCTCGTACCGGTTCCTGCAGCGGGTCTGGCGGGCGGTGGTCGACGAGCAGACCGGCGAGCCGCGGGTCACCGACGCACCGGCCGACGAGGAGACCCGCCGGCTGCTGCACAAGGTGATCGACGGCGTGCGCGGCGACATGGACGCGATGCGGTTCAACACCGCCATCGCCAAGCTGATCGAGCTGACCAACGGGCTGACCCGGCTGCCGGCCACGCCGCGTGAGGTGGCCGAGCCGCTGGTGCTGATGCTGGCGCCGTTCGCCCCGCACCTGTGCGAGGAGCTGTGGCGGCGGCTGGGCCACGACGCCTCGCTGACGTACGCGGACTTCCCGACCGCCGACCCGGCGCTGCTGGTCGCCGCGACGGTGACCTACCCAGTCCAGGTCAACGGCAAGGTGCGCGGCCGGATCGAGGTGGCCGCCGACGCGTCCGAGGACGACGTGCGGTCGGCCGCGCTGGCGGCGGTGGCCGGCTCGCTGGCCGGCAAGGAACCCCGCAAGGTCATCGTGGTCAAGGGCCGGATGGTCTCGGTCGTCGCCTGA
- a CDS encoding MurT ligase domain-containing protein — protein MPLRAKVASSVSRTAAALSRAAGRGDGSVIGGWIGLKIDPDLLAHLSAGRAIALVSGTNGKTTTTRLTAAAVGVLGRVATNSFGANMPTGHTSALAKAGSTPYAVLEVDEHYLAQVVEATDPHVVALLNLSRDQLDRAKEVAMMAQLWRAALARHPEVRVVANADDPMVVWAATPPADPAQGHVPPHVTWFSAGQRWHDDSWVCPECGSTIQRSGDQWWCAGCPLRRPEPQWTVEDDGVLDPTGAWHKVQLQIPGKVNLGNAATALAVAAEFGVRPVDAVVRLGTVTSVAGRYAQVNRDGRNIRLLLAKNPASWLEAFDMADEAPTLLSINARDPDGLDTSWLYDVDFAPLRGRQVLITGDRAYDLAVRLDVNGVPFQHVRSFTEAIHSVPPGRLEVIANYTAFQDIRAELDRVN, from the coding sequence ATGCCCCTGCGGGCGAAGGTAGCCAGCTCGGTGTCGCGGACCGCCGCGGCGCTGTCCCGGGCCGCGGGCCGTGGCGACGGCTCGGTGATCGGCGGCTGGATCGGTCTCAAGATCGACCCCGACCTGCTCGCGCACCTGTCGGCAGGGCGGGCCATCGCCCTGGTGTCCGGCACCAACGGCAAGACCACCACCACCCGGCTCACCGCCGCCGCCGTCGGCGTGCTCGGCCGGGTGGCCACCAACTCCTTCGGCGCCAACATGCCCACCGGCCACACCTCGGCCCTGGCCAAGGCCGGCAGCACCCCGTACGCGGTGCTGGAGGTCGACGAGCACTACCTCGCCCAGGTGGTGGAGGCCACCGACCCGCACGTCGTGGCCCTGCTCAACCTCTCCCGGGACCAGCTCGACCGGGCCAAGGAGGTCGCCATGATGGCGCAGCTCTGGCGGGCCGCGCTGGCCCGGCACCCCGAGGTCCGGGTGGTGGCCAACGCCGACGACCCGATGGTGGTCTGGGCCGCCACGCCGCCCGCCGACCCGGCCCAGGGGCACGTCCCGCCGCACGTCACCTGGTTCAGCGCCGGCCAGCGCTGGCACGACGACTCGTGGGTCTGCCCGGAGTGCGGTTCCACCATCCAGCGCTCCGGCGACCAGTGGTGGTGCGCCGGCTGCCCGCTGCGCCGCCCCGAGCCGCAGTGGACCGTCGAGGACGACGGCGTGCTCGACCCCACCGGCGCCTGGCACAAGGTGCAGCTCCAGATCCCCGGCAAGGTCAACCTGGGCAACGCCGCCACCGCCCTCGCCGTCGCCGCCGAGTTCGGCGTACGGCCGGTGGACGCGGTCGTCCGGCTCGGCACGGTCACCTCGGTCGCCGGCCGTTACGCGCAGGTCAACCGGGACGGGCGCAACATCCGGCTGCTGCTGGCGAAGAACCCGGCGAGCTGGCTGGAGGCGTTCGACATGGCCGACGAGGCGCCGACCCTGCTCTCCATCAACGCCCGCGACCCTGACGGGCTGGACACCTCCTGGCTCTACGACGTCGACTTCGCCCCGCTGCGCGGCCGGCAGGTGCTGATCACCGGCGACCGGGCGTACGACCTGGCCGTCCGGCTCGACGTCAACGGCGTGCCGTTCCAGCACGTACGCAGCTTCACGGAGGCGATCCACTCGGTGCCGCCGGGCCGGCTGGAGGTCATCGCCAACTACACCGCCTTCCAGGACATCCGAGCGGAGCTGGACCGTGTCAACTGA
- a CDS encoding DUF58 domain-containing protein, with protein sequence MRDGLRGLTTRGRSFLAAGLAAAISAAILGEKDLLRVAVLLAVLPLLAAAYVGRSRYKLACNRSLEPHRVPVGANSRVVLRLQNLSRLPTGTLLLEDRLPYALGSRPRVVLERLGAHQASSVAYTVRADVRGRYEVGPLVIRLTDPFGLCELSRAFPSVDHLTVIPEVTPLPAVRLPGEYAGSGDSRARSVAVHGEDDAATREYRVGDDLRRVHWKSTARTGELMVRREEQPWESRATVVLDTRGAGHRGDGPTASFEWAVSAAASIAVHLRQAGYKLRLVTGSGADVDATEAGGEGLLLDHLAEVRLDRRGEITTLVQQVRQRADGGLIIALFGVLSTAEAELLASLRGNGATCVGFLLDSNTWLNLPPKARAEAEHAHGTAALALVQSGWRVIGVAHGNRLPVLWPQTARGSQGFALRAALAETVAGGVR encoded by the coding sequence GTGCGCGACGGGCTGCGCGGGCTGACCACCCGCGGCCGATCCTTCCTGGCCGCCGGGCTCGCCGCCGCGATCTCCGCCGCCATCCTCGGTGAGAAGGACCTGCTCCGGGTGGCCGTCCTGCTCGCCGTCCTGCCGCTGCTCGCGGCGGCCTACGTCGGCCGGAGCCGCTACAAGCTCGCCTGCAACCGCTCGCTGGAGCCGCACCGGGTGCCGGTCGGGGCCAACTCCCGGGTGGTGCTGCGACTGCAGAACCTGTCCCGCCTGCCCACCGGCACCCTGCTGCTCGAGGATCGGCTGCCGTACGCGCTGGGCAGCCGGCCCCGGGTGGTGCTGGAGCGGCTCGGCGCGCACCAGGCCAGCTCGGTGGCGTACACCGTGCGGGCCGACGTACGCGGCCGGTACGAGGTAGGCCCGCTGGTGATCCGGCTGACCGACCCGTTCGGGCTGTGCGAGCTCAGCCGCGCCTTCCCCAGCGTCGACCACCTCACGGTCATCCCGGAGGTCACCCCGCTGCCGGCGGTCCGCCTCCCCGGCGAGTACGCGGGCAGCGGCGACAGCCGGGCCCGCTCGGTCGCGGTGCACGGTGAGGACGACGCCGCCACCCGGGAGTACCGGGTGGGCGACGACCTGCGCCGGGTGCACTGGAAGTCGACGGCCCGCACCGGCGAGCTGATGGTGCGCCGGGAGGAGCAGCCCTGGGAGAGCCGGGCCACGGTCGTCCTGGACACCCGCGGCGCCGGGCACCGGGGCGACGGCCCGACGGCCAGCTTCGAGTGGGCGGTCTCCGCCGCCGCCAGCATCGCCGTCCACCTGCGCCAGGCCGGCTACAAGCTGCGCCTGGTCACCGGCTCGGGCGCGGACGTGGACGCCACCGAGGCGGGCGGCGAGGGTCTGCTCCTCGACCACCTCGCCGAGGTGCGCCTGGACCGGCGGGGCGAGATCACCACCCTCGTGCAGCAGGTCCGGCAGCGGGCCGACGGCGGGCTGATCATCGCGCTGTTCGGGGTCCTCAGCACCGCCGAGGCGGAGCTGCTGGCCAGCCTGCGCGGCAACGGCGCGACCTGCGTCGGCTTCCTGCTCGACAGCAACACCTGGCTGAACCTGCCGCCGAAGGCCCGGGCCGAGGCGGAACACGCGCACGGCACCGCCGCGCTCGCCCTGGTGCAGAGCGGATGGCGGGTGATCGGCGTGGCGCACGGCAACCGGCTGCCGGTGCTCTGGCCGCAGACGGCCCGCGGCTCGCAGGGCTTCGCGCTGCGGGCGGCACTGGCGGAGACGGTGGCCGGAGGCGTGCGATGA